A window from Musa acuminata AAA Group cultivar baxijiao chromosome BXJ3-10, Cavendish_Baxijiao_AAA, whole genome shotgun sequence encodes these proteins:
- the LOC135650532 gene encoding uncharacterized protein LOC135650532 isoform X1: MARKGCTRRELLDRWSAIQEELDGDDPSPSRERRILRTKEEWFSDSFNFLVDLPAENHIWCDYSDLMGPLLETFHNFFRDTNSVSPLKLLWKRVSRELGHCTQCICQHHQAQEYYNVEYETDSVDPLLTVLHRLDEERVTEHLKDINMRIRCKEYDPESHGTEVVSVMFEVLMFPILLDDQSLVNEFQFFIEAVDESHEVTLSSNQQYPGIYALLFLKGGRARAVGFRLAGCMGKLRRATDLEPLQPLLRKYIGFLEAEILPSTSEVLRPRVQLERINVWNGIKTLLGFLEAEALEDGILEKYPVFLSFVLNHVSDDTPEFSFAVACLRTLFEMLGCKLWLRTTLSPSMMRNTLLGQCFHTLNEKSHKDIFDLFLPFLQSLESLQDGEHEKQRRHFLYFLLHQVTQSRNFSNLMRKNACKIALLIIQRGYSMNPPCPPFECAHMWGPSLVSSLKDSSLHSSLRQPAFDLINTIIISDASALMSLKSKFNDAFHIRANVPQISLDDEDDQLFSYDVEEKDNSCWSEFGVQNKLTSLVCAEWACIPMLWFEALTKVDPSMLPISFSKAVFWALSHISLLEFGSIIEFSSSIEEFLSLNAREILSSFGWEIPTGSDDGGDGKESRNSVRASSMASFLTKTLKRLAAHFVLQIEQHELQKQWTWEPRMAESLILLIIDPDDSIRQADRVILEHVSRTRGLTSGLQFLCSSASSLSAMFSGLRYALQQVPVHLLVTNFHNLHHLFFILRKVLKEVVTSDKKSVKMDTKSTNPLFEGGFLHQPYFENLPDRPPGSSGTIVDMKSWEKFSCFLSAVVWPTIVQCLEEGKELVNSKNCQMTCVRLLETLPVVYEKLSFSLSELSGNLACFTHDIFDLKWFLRLVEWGRSSLIVVSRHWKQCILSLVNYLKSSHTIKTSCNLGAIEAIVSHDTVAVDKLKEKVLQLKISLAEDVVQFYDQKVLRPKTLLSEPSYVKKSSVSETYVCNDQVCSGATFPPQTIGNQDVIILSDDEIEKKVSRDLVITGALPDNHLDSTCLSEDGLKNVPSLKSSGNSQVPSQRANKDVVINSSVSSMVESAVCEGTSSMILPKSIETDGVSQSCNTSDIVSSLKKAKLSSQPFLHQLSSQNYSSELRKDDAVIKELIRQDDDVLERALDRSRHAKLLPAKHSISVPKRQIVQLQLPTKNKFGSLNKTDLGARRLKPPKLDDWYRPILELDYFVLVGLTTDNEDGKSALTNLREIPLCFQSSSHYVEIFRPLVLEEFKAQLHSSYIENSGDDMSCSSICLLSVERVDDFHLIRGCLDGTDTVASRVCAENDLVLLTKEPLQNAAQHVHVLGKVERREKSDKSRSIVLVIRLYLPSSSSRFNKARRLLTERSKWFSSRIMSMTPQLREFQALSSLHDIPMLPIILNPVNHSAGHLASKKVQLDKLSRYMQKMFISSYNGSQIQAISTAIGSSEPKKTLELSLIQGPPGTGKTRTIVAIVSAWLALQKVHKSHCFKTPSAHSIHDKNESSHSKGLISQSAALARAWQDAAFAKQLMKDAEKDSSVPTERPSRGRILICAQSNAAVDELVSRISEGLYGSDGKVFKSYLVRVGNSRTVHPRSLPFFIDTLVEQRLAEEMNNQISGKNDKDVESSSSLRAKLEKVVDSIRLYESKRAKIEENEMNTSSSINNKPSQKGDPLEISDAAIGAKLNILYGQKKAICADLATAQARERKVSEESRSLRHKIRKSILKEAEIVVTTLSGCGGDIYGVCSESASSNRYGKFSEQNLFDIVIIDEAAQALEPATLIPLQLLKSNGTKCIMVGDPKQLPATVLSNVASKFLYECSMFERLQRAGHPVIMLNEQYRMHPEICRFPSMHFYENKLLNGAEMEGRSALFHENCCLGPYMFFDIVDGHEHHGKNSGSVSLYNEAEVEVAVEILKFLKKRYPSEFTSRRIGIVTPYRSQLSLLRSRFSMAFQSDVVSEIEFNTIDGFQGREVDILVLSTVRASGSGSELPKSNSKGIGFVADARRMNVALTRAKISLWIVGNARTLQRNVNWAALIENSKERNLFRSFVRPYSHVFAKNLSSYSESIDSPKMASRSTHRKHSERDNNVGCGTHEARTNAKTGSKIKSKLGRNLDIQTSSNSRDSGLTCSIGSPNLGGSSLSAGESPLQVHACSKDIISKKASRKNKTKKPQKQHEESAHTENILQEQPTCDRLKDETNGNVPLEMDSSIGCLIKKATAARRFSEHAPSSTSSQSSNSPSSRETKRLTSKMAKISSSDTQEPKDLIARRKRQREDIEALLPSALISSKKPGAT; the protein is encoded by the exons ATGGCGAGGAAGGGTTGCACCCGACGGGAGCTCTTGGACCGGTGGAGCGCGATCCAGGAGGAGCTCGATGGGGACGATCCTTCCCCCTCGAGGGAGCGCCGGATCCTGCGAACTAAGGAGGAGTG GTTTTCAGATTCCTTCAACTTTTTGGTTGATTTACCAGCGGAAAATCATATCTGGTGTGACTACTCAGACTTAATGGGACCTCTTTTGGAGACATTCCATAACTTTTTCAGAGATACAAATTCTGTATCACCTCTTAAGCTTTTGTGGAAGCGGGTTTCTCGAGAACTGGGGCATTGCACACAATGTATATGTCAGCATCATCAGGCTCAAGAATATTACAATGTTGAATATGAAACAGATTCTGTTGATCCTCTACTGACAGTATTGCACCGTCTAGACGAAGAGAGGGTAACAGAACATCTTAAAGATATTAATATGCGAATTCGCTGTAAGGAGTATGATCCAGAATCTCATGGGACAGAAGTTGTTAGCGTGATGTTTGAA GTGCTAATgtttcctatcttattggatgacCAATCACTTGTTAATGAGTTTCAGTTCTTTATTGAAGCTGTTGATGAGTCTCATGAAGTTACTCTCTCAAGCAATCAACAGTATCCA GGAATATATGCTCTACTTTTTCTTAAAGGTGGGCGGGCAAGGGCAGTTGGATTTCGTCTAGCTGGATGCATGGGGAAACTGAG GAGAGCAACAGATCTGGAGCCCTTGCAACCTTTGTTGAGGAAATATATTGGCTTTCTTGAAGCAGAGATTTTACCATCAACTTCAGAAGTGTTAAGACCAAGAGTGCAACTTGAGCGCATAAATGTATGGAACGGGATCAAGACATT ACTTGGCTTTCTTGAGGCGGAAGCACTTGAAGATGGGATATTGGAGAAATATCCTGTTTTTCTGAGTTTTGTACTAAACCATGTCAGTGATGACACACCTGAATTCTCTTTTGCTGTTGCTTGTCTTAGGACATTATTTGAAATGCTTG GATGTAAGCTATGGTTGAGAACAACATTATCACCCAGTATGATGCGCAACACGCTTTTGGGACAGTGCTTTCACACTCTCAATGAGAAAAGTCATAAAGATATATTTGATCTTTTTCTACCATTTTTGCAG TCTCTTGAATCTTTGCAAGATGGTGAACATGAAAAGCaacgaagacattttctttattttctccttCATCAAGTAACTCAAAGTAGAAACTTCAGCAATTTAATGCGAAAAAATGCTTGTAAG attGCACTTCTCATCATCCAACGTGGCTATTCAATGAATCCTCCATGCCCACCTTTTGAATGTGCTCACATGTG GGGTCCATCTTTGGTCAGCTCATTAAAGGATTCATCTCTTCATAGTTCTTTGCGTCAGCCAGCATTTGATCTCATCAATACCATTATAATTTCTGATGCCTCTGCTTTGATGTCTTTAAAATCAAAGTTCAATGATGCTTTCCACATTCGTGCAAACGTCCCACAAATATCGCTTGATGATGAAGATGATCAACTATTTTCTTATGATGTTGAAGAGAAGGATAATAGCTGTTGGAGTGAATTTGGTGTCCAGAACAAGCTTACCTCTCTTGTATGTGCAGAATGGGCTTGTATTCCCATGTTATGGTTTGAAGCTTTAACTAAAGTAGACCCCTCTATGCTTCCTATATCTTTTTCCAAGGCTGTTTTCTGGGCTTTATCTCATATTTCATTATTAGAGTTTGGTTCCATCATAGAATTCTCATCCTCCATTGAAGAGTTCCTGTCATTAAATGCTAGAGAAATTTTGTCATCATTTGGGTGGGAAATCCCTACTGGATCAGATGATGGTGGTGATGGAAAGGAGTCCAGAAACTCTGTTAGGGCATCATCCATGGCTTCTTTCCTAACAAAAACACTCAAGAG GCTTGCTGCCCACTTCGTATTGCAAATCGAGCAACATGAACTTCAGAAGCAGTGGACATGGGAACCAAGAATGGCAGAGAGCTTGATACTTTTGATTATAGATCCTGATGAT AGCATAAGACAAGCTGATAGAGTGATCCTGGAACATGTTTCAAGGACACGGGGTCTGACTTCTGGACTTCAGTTTCTTTGCTCTAGTGCATCTTCTCTGTCTGCTATGTTTTCAGGGTTGAGATATGCATTACAACAG GTACCGGTTCATTTGCTCGTGACAAATTTTCATAATCTTCACCACTTATTTTTCATCCTGCGCAAAGTTTTAAAGGAAGTGGTTACTTCTGATAAAAAATCAGTTAAAATGGATACAAAATCTACAAATCCTTTATTCGAGGGGGGCTTTTTGCATCAACCCTATTTTGAAAATTTGCCAGACCGACCACCTGGAAGCTCAGGAACCATAGTGGATATGAAATCTTGGGAGAAGTTTAGTTGCTTTCTATCAGCAGTTGTATGGCCAACAATTGTACAATGTCTAGAGGAAGGAAAGGAGCTTGTCAATAGCAAAAATTGTCAG ATGACATGTGTTCGATTGCTTGAGACTCTTCCTGTTGTTTATGAAAAACTCAGCTTCTCATTATCTGAGTTGTCTGGCAATCTAGCATGCTTTACCCATGATATATTTGACTTAAAGTGGTTCTTGCGTTTGGTGGAGTGGGGGAGATCTTCTCTCATTGTTGTTAGTAGACACTGGAAGCAGTGCATTCTTTCTCTGGTGAACTATTTAAAAAGTTCACACACAATTAAGACATCTTGCAATCTTGGTGCTATTGAAGCAATTGTGTCGCATG ATACTGTAGCAGTTGATAAGCTGAAGGAGAAGGTGCTTCAACTTAAGATATCATTGGCTGAAGATGTTGTTCAATTTTATGATCAGAAAGTCCTGCGGCCAAAAACATTACTTTCTGAGCCTTCGTATGTGAAGAAAAGTTCTGTTTCAGAGACTTATGTCTGTAATGATCAAGTTTGCAGTGGGGCGACATTTCCACCTCAAACAATTGGGAACCAAGATGTTATTATTCTTTCagatgatgaaatagaaaagaaGGTTTCCCGTGACTTAGTTATTACAGGGGCCTTACCAGATAACCATTTAGACAGTACTTGCCTGTCAGAAGATGGATTGAAGAATGTTCCATCATTAAAATCTTCTGGGAACTCTCAGGTTCCTTCTCAAAGGGCAAATAAGGATGTGGTTATCAATAGCAGTGTGTCTTCGATGGTTGAGTCAGCTGTctgtgaaggcacaagtagtatgATTCTTCCAAAGAGCATAGAAACAGATGGAGTAAGTCAGTCATGTAATACAAGTGACATCGTCTCATCACTTAAAAAAGCCAAGTTATCTAGCCAACCTTTTCTTCATCAATTATCTTCTCAAAATTACTCTTCGGAACTAAGAAAAGATGATGCTGTCATCAAGGAGTTGATTCGTCAAGATGATGATGTCTTAGAGCGTGCCCTTGATAGATCTAGGCATGCAAAATTGCTGCCAGCAAAGCACAGCATCTCTGTACCTAAAAGGCAAATCGTTCAGCTTCAGTtgcctacaaaaaataaatttggttCTCTTAATAAGACAGACTTGGGGGCTAGAAGACTTAAACCTCCAAAATTAGATGACTGGTATAGACCCATCTTAGAATTGGACTATTTTGTTCTTGTGGGATTAACCACTGATAATGAAGATGGAAAATCTGCTTTAACCAATTTAAGAGAGATACCTTTATGTTTTCAATCATCAAGCCATTATGTTGAGATTTTCCGGCCATTGGTATTGGAAGAATTTAAAGCCCAATTACATAGTTCATATATTGAAAATTCTGGGGATGACATGTCCTGTAGCAGCATATGCTTACTTTCAGTTGAAAGGGTAGATGATTTTCATCTGATTCGTGGCTGCCTTGATGGCACTGACACTGTTGCATCAAGAGTATGTGCTGAAAATGACTTAGTTTTGCTAACAAAGGAACCCCTACAAAATGCAGCCCAACATGTGCATGTACTTGGAAAG GTGGAGAGGCGTGAGAAAAGTGATAAAAGTCGATCAATAGTTCTTGTAATCAGGTTATATCTTCCAAGTAGTTCTTCACGCTTTAACAAAGCAAGAAGGCTACTTACAGAACGAAGTAAATGGTTTTCAAGTCGGATCATGAGTATGACCCCTCAACTTCGGGAGTTTCAGGCTCTTTCCTCACTACATGACATCCCTATGCTTCCAATCATCCTAAATCCAGTCAATCATTCTGCTGGACATCTTGCATCTAAGAAGGTTCAACTGGATAAGCTTTCTCGGTACATGCAGAAAATGTTTATATCATCATATAATGGCAGTCAGATTCAAGCTATTAGCACTGCCATTGGGTCATCGGAACCCAAGAAGACCTTAGAACTTTCCCTCATACAGGGTCCTCCAG GAACTGGCAAAACTAGAACTATTGTTGCTATAGTAAGTGCATGGCTTGCTTtacaaaaagttcataagagccaTTGTTTTAAAACTCCAAGCGCTCATTCAATACATGACAAGAATGAATCTAGTCATTCAAAAGGACTTATTAGTCAGTCTGCTGCATTGGCAAGAGCTTGGCAGGATGCAGCCTTTGCTAAACAACTGATGAAGGATGCAGAAAAAGATTCTTCTGTACCAACAGAACGTCCTTCACGAGGAAGAATTCTTATCTGTGCGCAGTCAAATGCTGCTGTCGATGAATTGGTATCCAGAATCAGTGAGGGACTTTATGGGAGTGATGGGAAGGTATTCAAATCTTATCTAGTGCGGGTTGGAAATTCAAGAACAGTTCATCCTCGTTCACTACCCTTTTTCATTGATACACTTGTTGAACAACGTTTGGCAGAAGAAATGAACAACCAAATCAGCGGAAAAAATGATAAAGATGTAGAATCTTCTAGTTCACTTCGTGCAAAACTTGAAAAGGTTGTAGACAGTATAAGATTATATGAATCTAAGCGTGCTAAAATAGAAGAAAATGAAATGAATACCAGCAGTTCAATCAATAACAAGCCTTCCCAGAAAGGTGATCCACTAGAAATTTCTGATGCTGCAATCGGTGCAAAGCTCAATATTTTGTATGGACAGAAGAAGGCAATTTGTGCTGATCTTGCGACTGCTCAGGCCCGAGAAAGGAAAGTTTCTGAGGAAAGTAGGTCCCTCAGGCATAAAATTCGAAAATCTATCCTCAAGGAGGCAGAAATTGTGGTTACAACTCTTAGTGGGTGTGGTGGTGATATATATGGCGTTTGCTCTGAATCTGCTTCCAGTAATAGATATGGAAAATTTTCTGAACAGAACTTGTTTGATATTGTTATTATTGATGAGGCAGCCCAA GCTCTTGAACCAGCAACACTAATTCCGCTTCAGCTTCTCAAGTCAAATGGAACCAAGTGTATAATG GTTGGCGATCCCAAGCAGCTTCCTGCTACGGTGCTCTCTAATGTTGCGAGCAAATTTCTCTATGAGTGCAGTATGTTTGAGCGATTACAGAGAGCTGGTCACCCCGTAATAATGCTAAATGAACAG TATCGCATGCATCCTGAGATATGCAGATTTCCATCAATGCACTTTTATGAGAACAAGTTACTAAATGGTGCTGAGATGGAAGGCAGGTCAGCTTTATTCCATGAGAATTGTTGTCTTGGTCCCTACATGTTCTTCGATATTGTTGATGGTCACGAACATCATGGAAAGAATTCTGGTTCTGTATCCCTTTATAATGAGGCTGAGGTTGAGGTAGCAGTTGAAATATTGAAATTCTTAAAGAAAAG ATACCCATCAGAGTTCACATCTCGAAGAATAGGGATTGTAACACCTTATCGGAGTCAGCTTTCATTGTTACGTTCACGTTTTTCCATGGCATTTCAGTCAGATGTTGTATCTGAAATAGAATTTAACACTATTGATGGTTTTCAAGGGCGTGAAGTAGATATTTTAGTACTATCAACTGTGAGAGCTTCTGGTTCTGGTTCTGAACTACCTAAATCTAATTCAAAAGGTATTGGATTTGTTGCTGATGCGAGACGCATGAATGTTGCTTTAACACGAGCAAAAATTTCTTTGTGGATAGTAGGTAATGCCAGGACACTGCAAAGAAATGTCAATTGGGCTGCTCTTATTGAGAATTCTAAAGAGAGAAATTTATTCCGGTCATTTGTTAGGCCATATAGTCATGTCTTTGCTAAAAATTTATCCTCATACAGTGAAAGCATAGACTCTCCAAAGATGGCTTCACGTTCTACTCACCGAAAGCATAGTGAAAGGGATAACAATGTGGGCTGTGGAACACACGAGGCCAGAACCAATGCCAAAACAGGCAGCAAAATAAAGAGCAAGCTTGGTAGGAATCTAGACATACAAACTAGCAGCAATTCACGTGATAGTGGCTTGACATGTTCTATTGGGTCTCCAAACTTAGGAGGCAGTTCTCTTTCAGCTGGTGAATCACCATTGCaggtacatgcatgctccaaGGATATTATCTCCAAGAAAGCTTCTAGAAAGAACAAAACAAAGAAGCCTCAGAAGCAACATGAAGAGTCAGCTCATACTGAGAATATATTGCAGGAACAACCAACTTGTGATAGACTCAAAGACGAAACTAATGGCAATGTACCTTTGGAAATGGATTCTTCTATTGGATGTTTGATAAAGAAGGCAACAGCTGCTCGGAGATTTTCTGAACATGCTCCATCTAGTACTTCAAGTCAAAGTTCAAATTCTCCATCTTCAAGGGAAACAAAACGGTTAACCAGTAAGATGGCCAAGATTAGTTCTTCTGACACACAGGAGCCCAAAGATTTAATTGCACGGAGGAAACGACAACGAGAAGACATTGAGGCTCTGCTACCTTCAGCTCTTATATCTTCAAAGAAGCCTGGTGCCACATGA